One Loxodonta africana isolate mLoxAfr1 chromosome 8, mLoxAfr1.hap2, whole genome shotgun sequence DNA window includes the following coding sequences:
- the LOC100662141 gene encoding LOW QUALITY PROTEIN: olfactory receptor 9A1-like (The sequence of the model RefSeq protein was modified relative to this genomic sequence to represent the inferred CDS: inserted 1 base in 1 codon), giving the protein MLENYSSATEFYLLGFSGSQEHRHILFATFLFLYSVTVMGNSVIIVXCADKHLKSPMYFFLSHLFFLEILVTSIAVPVMLWGLVLPGMQTISLTVCVAQLYLYLSLGTSEFALLGAMAVDRYVAVCNPLRYNIIMNSRTCTWVVILSWVFGFVFQIRPIYATFQLSFCKSNVLDHFYCDRGQLFKLSCNDTLFTEFILFLMAVFVLFSSLIPTIISYICVISTILKIPSASGQRKAFSTCVSHFTSVVIGYGSCFFLYVKPKQTQAAEYNRVASLMVLVVTPFLNPFIFTLRNEKFLVAFGDGMRHCYQLLQD; this is encoded by the exons ATGTTGGAGAACTACTCTAGTGCCACTGAATTTTACCTCCTTGGCTTCTCTGGCTCCCAAGAACATCGCCATATCCTTTTTGCCACCTTCTTGTTCCTCTACTCAGTGACAGTAATGGGGAACTCAGTCATCATTG ATTGTGCTGATAAGCATCTGAagtcccccatgtacttcttcctcagccACCTCTTTTTCCTGGAGATCCTGGTCACATCCATTGCAGTACCAGTGATGCTCTGGGGGCTGGTGCTTCCTGGGATGCAGACAATATCATTGACTGTCTGTGTTGCCCAACTCTACTTGTACCTTTCTTTGGGGACCTCCGAGTTTGCATTACTGGGAGCAATGGCTGTGGACCGTTATGTAGCTGTTTGTAACCCTTTGAGGTACAACATCATCATGAACAGCCGAACCTGCACCTGGGTGGTGATTTTGTCATGggtgtttgggtttgtttttcagATCCGGCCCATCTACGCCACGTTTCAGCTTAGCTTCTGCAAATCCAATGTGTTAGATCATTTTTACTGTGACAGAGGGCAGTTGTTCAAACTATCCTGTAATGACACTCTGTTCACAGAGTTCATCCTCTTCTTAATGGctgtttttgttcttttcagttctttgatCCCCACAATCATTTCCTACATCTGCGTCATTTCCACCATCCTCAAGATTCCCTCAGCCTCTGGCCAGAggaaagccttctccacctgtgttTCTCACTTCACCTCTGTTGTCATTGGCTATGGCAGCTGCTTTTTCCTCTATGTGAAACCCAAGCAAACTCAGGCAGCTGAGTACAACAGGGTAGCATCACTGATGGTTTTAGTGGTGACACCTTTTCTGAACCCTTTTATCTTCACTCTCCGGAATGAAAAATTCTTAGTGGCCTTTGGAGATGGCATGAGACACTGCTATCAACTCCTCCAGGATTAA